A single window of Nasonia vitripennis strain AsymCx chromosome 4, Nvit_psr_1.1, whole genome shotgun sequence DNA harbors:
- the LOC103317693 gene encoding uncharacterized protein LOC103317693 — protein MKRTWTRTTGLQVVQINLHHCEAASEDLMLSMEEENIDIALIQEPWLARDNIQGLRAKGYDLFYSQTTGTAQLTSVYMPYDQKETPPEALRDLVRNITDKSSQMVIGSDTNGHHVQWGSTDINERGNVPTLANRIKEEVIDVTPTTISDLIAIKNWRVSLKNSYSDHRRIHFEINRDTSETRTFRNPEKTDWTKFSELVKGKLGTWAQTQISANPAHENIENSVKWLEEALEGAFREACPIRYSRKNKYENGNDSWEKYKTSFREYKEKIRCAKWESIKSFSESIKDTHEASRFRKILKKDPTVLKSIRRPDDTWTETSAETLELLMNTHFPRCHEEESECVKMQQETANMDKWEVPERIVSREKVTWAVNTFNPYKSAGTDAVMPIMLQKSLDTIIDLLVKIYTECVLLGYLPRKWREMRVAFIPKAGVVTGHCAVGVNVKRWGKTKDNFCRECYEEEETISHLLCHCPALESKRHNTLGHSFLVELDEAAGMDIGKITNFAKSWKCFQQK, from the exons ATGAAAAGAACATGGACAAGGACCACGGGACTGCAGGTGGTGCAAATTAATTTGCACCACTGCGAAGCAGCCTCGGAGGACTTGATGCTGTCCATGGAAGAAGAGAATATAGACATCGCCCTGATACAAGAACCATGGCTCGCAAGAGACAACATTCAAGGACTCAGGGCGAAAGGATATGACCTGTTCTATTCTCAAACAACAG GAACAGCCCAGCTCACATCTGTATACATGCCGTATGACCAAAAGGAAACTCCACCAGAAGCACTCCGAGATCTAGTGAGGAATATCACAGACAAGAGCAGCCAGATGGTGATAGGAAGCGACACCAACGGACACCACGTCCAGTGGGGAAGCACGGACATCAATGAAAGAG GCAACGTGCCAACCCTTGCAAATAGGATAAAGGAGGAAGTAATAGATGTAACTCCTACCACAATCTCGGACCTTATCGCGATTAAAAATTGGAGGGTATCCCTCAAAAACTCCTATTCAGACCATAGGAGAATCCATTTTGAAATCAATCGCGATACCTCGGAAACTAGGACCTTTAGGAACCCAGAAAAGACAGATTGGACGAAGTTCTCAGAGCTAGTGAAGGGAAAGCTAGGGACATGGGCACAAACTCAGATCTCGGCAAACCCAGCTCACGAAAACATTGAGAACTCCGTTAAATGGTTAGAGGAGGCGCTAGAGGGAGCCTTCCGAGAAGCATGCCCCATAAGATACAGCCGCAAAAACAA ATACGAAAATGGTAACGATAGCTGGGAAAAGTACAAAACCAGTTTTAGagaatataaagaaaaaattaggTGCGCAAAGTGGGAATCCATAAAAAGTTTCAGCGAATCCATCAAGGACACACACGAGGCGTCTAGGTTCAGAAAGATTCTCAAAAAGGACCCAACAGTTCTAAAGAGTATCAGAAGACCGGACGACACGTGGACTGAAACCAGCGCAGAGACCCTTGAACTACTAATGAACACCCACTTCCCAAGATGCCACGAGGAGGAATCTGAATGCGTAAAAATGCAACAAGAGACAGCCAACATGGACAAATGGGAGGTGCCGGAGAGAATAGTTTCAAGGGAAAAAGTAACATGGGCGGTCAATACATTCAACCCGTATAAATCGGCGGGAACGGACGCAGTAATGCCAATCATGCTACAAAAATCCTTAGACACGATAATCGATCTATTGGTAAAGATTTACACTGAATGTGTACTTCTAGGATACTTACCAAGAAAATGGAGAGAGATGAGAGTGGCATTTATACCCAAAGCAG GAGTAGTAACAGGTCACTGTGCGGTCGGAGTCAATGTCAAGAGATGGGGAAAGACGAAAGACAACTTCTGTAGAGAATGctacgaagaagaagaaaccatATCCCACCTGCTATGTCATTGCCCAGCCCTGGAAAGCAAAAGGCACAATACGTTGGGCCACAGCTTCCTAGTGGAACTGGACGAGGCAGCAGGAATGGATATTGGGAAGATAACGAACTTTGCAAAAAGCTGGAAATGCTTTCAGCAAAAGTAA